In Haemorhous mexicanus isolate bHaeMex1 chromosome 6, bHaeMex1.pri, whole genome shotgun sequence, a single window of DNA contains:
- the BMP4 gene encoding bone morphogenetic protein 4 — protein MIPGNRMLMVILLCQVLLGGTNHASLIPETGRKKVAELQGQAGSGRRSAQSHELLRGFETTLLQMFGLRRRPQPSKSAVIPSYMLDLYRLQSGEEEESLQEISLQYPERSTSRANTVRSFHHEEHLETVPGPSEAPRIRFVFNLSSVPENEVISSAELRLYREQVEEPSAAWEGGFHRINIYEVMKPLSERAQAITRLLDTRLVHHNVTRWESFDVSPAVIRWTKDKQPNHGLVIEVTHLHHAQTHQGKHVRISRSLPQGRGDWAQLRPLLVTFGHDGRGHALTRRARRSPKHQRSRKNKKNCRRHALYVDFSDVGWNDWIVAPPGYQAFYCHGDCPFPLADHLNSTNHAIVQTLVNSVNSSIPKACCVPTELSAISMLYLDEYDKVVLKNYQEMVVEGCGCR, from the exons ATGATTCCTGGTAACCGAATGCTGATGGTCATCCTACTATGCCAAGTCCTTCTAGGAGGTACTAACCATGCTAGCCTAATCCCTGAGACCGGCAGGAAGAAAGTGGCAGAGCTTCAGGGACAAGCCGGATCCGGACGCCGCTCTGCCCAAAGCCATGAACTCTTGCGGGGTTTCGAAACAACTCTGCTGCAGATGTTTGGGCTCCGAAGGCGGCCTCAGCCCAGCAAGTCAGCCGTCATTCCTAGTTACATGCTGGATCTCTATCGACTCCAGTCcggagaagaggaggaaagccTCCAGGAAATTAGCCTGCAGTACCCTGAGCGATCGACCAGCCGGGCAAACACCGTGAGGAGTTTCCACCATGAAG AGCACCTGGAGACCGTCCCGGGTCCTAGCGAGGCGCCCCGGATTCGCTTCGTCTTCAACCTCAGCAGCGTGCCGGAAAACGAGGTGATCTCCTCGGCGGAGCTGCGGCTGTACCGGGAGCAGGTGGAGGAGCCGAGCGCGGCGTGGGAGGGGGGCTTCCACCGGATAAACATTTACGAAGTGATGAAGCCGCTGTCGGAGCGCGCCCAGGCCATTACGCGCCTGCTGGACACGCGGCTGGTGCACCACAACGTGACGCGCTGGGAGAGCTTTGATGTGAGCCCGGCCGTGATCCGGTGGACCAAGGACAAGCAGCCGAACCACGGGCTGGTGATCGAGGTCACCCACCTCCACCACGCACAGACTCATCAGGGCAAACACGTCAGGATTAGCCGATCTTTACCTCAAGGGCGTGGGGACTGGGCGCAGCTCAGGCCGCTCCTGGTCACTTTTGGGCACGACGGGCGAGGCCACGCTCTGACCCGCAGAGCCCGCCGGAGCCCCAAGCACCAGCGTTCCcgcaagaacaaaaaaaactgCCGCCGCCATGCCCTCTATGTGGATTTCAGCGACGTGGGCTGGAACGACTGGATCGTGGCACCCCCGGGCTACCAGGCGTTTTACTGCCACGGGGACTGCCCCTTCCCTCTGGCCGACCACCTCAACTCCACGAACCACGCCATCGTGCAGACGCTGGTGAACTCCGTGAACTCCAGCATTCCCAAGGCCTGCTGCGTGCCCACGGAGCTCAGCGCCATCTCCATGCTCTACCTGGATGAGTATGACAAGGTGGTCCTGAAAAACTACCAGGAGATGGTGGTGGAGGGGTGCGGGTGCCGCTGA